The Saccharothrix variisporea genome has a segment encoding these proteins:
- a CDS encoding endo-1,4-beta-xylanase, with product MTRHTRSTRWRKALLTSALALTTAATLAPTASAAETTLGAAAAQTGRYFGAAVAAGRLGDSQYTTILNREFSSITPENEMKWDATEPARGSFNYGPADRIVSHARANGKRMRGHTLVWHSQLPAWVTNIQDANTLRSVMNNHITNVMTHFKGQIEAWDVVNEAFADGTTQLRNSIFRQRLGDGFIEEAFRTARAVDPAAKLCYNDYNVEDWNAAKTQGMYNMVRDFKARGVPIDCVGLQSHFGSGGAPSAFRTTITNFAALGVDVQLTELDIAGAGSTQYSNVVQACMAVARCTGITTWGIRDSDSWRASENPLLFDRSGNKKPAYDSVLAALNGGTTPGGGVQVGVNYRLVASHSGKAADISGASTAAGAQLIQWTVGSGLNQQFDFLSSGDNYYRVRARHSGLVLTPSGTATGADITQQPDSGSTSQQWRVVDHGGGAISLVNRVSGLALDVWSASTADGARISQWTYTGNSNQRFQLTRV from the coding sequence ATGACCCGGCACACCCGCTCGACCCGATGGCGGAAGGCACTCCTGACCTCCGCACTCGCCCTGACCACCGCCGCCACGCTCGCGCCGACCGCTTCGGCCGCGGAGACCACGCTGGGCGCGGCGGCGGCGCAGACCGGCCGCTACTTCGGCGCGGCCGTGGCCGCGGGGCGGCTCGGTGACAGCCAGTACACGACGATCCTCAACCGCGAGTTCAGCTCCATCACGCCCGAGAACGAGATGAAGTGGGACGCGACCGAGCCGGCCCGCGGCAGCTTCAACTACGGCCCGGCCGACCGGATCGTGAGCCACGCCCGCGCCAACGGCAAGCGCATGCGCGGCCACACCCTCGTCTGGCACTCGCAGCTGCCCGCCTGGGTGACCAACATCCAGGACGCCAACACCCTGCGCAGCGTGATGAACAACCACATCACCAACGTCATGACCCACTTCAAGGGCCAGATCGAGGCGTGGGACGTGGTCAACGAGGCGTTCGCCGACGGCACCACCCAGCTGCGGAACTCGATCTTCCGCCAGCGGCTGGGCGACGGGTTCATCGAGGAGGCCTTCCGCACGGCCCGCGCCGTCGACCCGGCCGCGAAGCTCTGCTACAACGACTACAACGTCGAGGACTGGAACGCGGCCAAGACGCAGGGCATGTACAACATGGTCCGCGACTTCAAGGCCCGTGGCGTCCCGATCGACTGCGTGGGCCTGCAGTCGCACTTCGGTTCCGGCGGCGCGCCGAGCGCGTTCCGCACCACGATCACCAACTTCGCGGCGCTGGGCGTGGACGTGCAGCTGACCGAGCTGGACATCGCGGGCGCGGGGTCCACGCAGTACAGCAACGTCGTCCAGGCGTGCATGGCGGTCGCGCGCTGCACCGGCATCACGACGTGGGGCATCCGGGACAGCGACTCGTGGCGCGCGAGTGAGAACCCGCTGCTGTTCGACCGCTCGGGCAACAAGAAGCCCGCGTACGACTCGGTGCTCGCGGCGCTCAACGGCGGCACCACGCCCGGCGGCGGTGTGCAGGTCGGCGTGAACTACCGGCTCGTCGCGTCGCACAGCGGCAAGGCGGCCGACATCAGCGGTGCGTCCACGGCGGCGGGGGCGCAACTGATCCAGTGGACGGTCGGCAGCGGCCTGAACCAGCAGTTCGACTTCCTGTCCTCCGGTGACAACTACTACCGGGTCCGGGCGCGGCACAGCGGCCTGGTGCTGACCCCCAGCGGCACCGCGACCGGCGCGGACATCACCCAGCAGCCCGACTCCGGCTCCACGTCCCAGCAGTGGCGGGTCGTCGACCACGGCGGCGGCGCGATCAGCCTGGTCAACCGGGTCAGCGGCCTGGCGCTCGACGTCTGGAGCGCCTCCACGGCCGACGGCGCCCGCATCTCCCAGTGGACCTACACCGGCAATTCCAACCAGCGCTTCCAGCTCACCCGCGTCTGA
- a CDS encoding ThuA domain-containing protein — protein MKIPSFRRALGVAAAALLASAVGAAPPASAADAPYDVLVFSKTAGFRHDSIPQGIQLIRDLGAANNFTVTATEDSSQFNATNLAKYEAVVFLNTTGDVLDNTQQGAFETYIRGGGGYVGIHSAADTEYDWPFYGELVGAWFSSHPAIQQATVKVENRAHPATAHLSPTWVRTDEWYNYRTNPRSTARVLATLDESSYSGGSMGGDHPHTWCKAISSGRSFYTGSGHTQSSYSETGFRSMVLGGLRYASGRAKADCRPETGYTTLFNGSTTGWSQAGPGGFTNSDATLRSTGGQGLYWYSAKEFKSYSLKLDWRVDGDDNSGVFVGFPPSSDPNSAMANGYEVQIDATDTADRTTGSIYGFKSADITARDAALNPPGEWNTYELLVEGERLQVFLNGVKINDFTNTDPVRSLASGHIGLQNHATGDDVSFRNVRIKELGGTTPTPRVGPIKSASGKCVDVSGNSSADGARIQLWTCHGGANQQWTVEGSTLRSLGKCMDAAGTGDGSAVRLWTCNGGANQNWTAGANGSLVNAASNKCLDANGGSSADGTQLIVWSCHGGTNQRWTLPA, from the coding sequence ATGAAGATCCCGTCCTTCCGGCGGGCGCTCGGCGTCGCCGCGGCGGCGCTGCTCGCCTCGGCGGTCGGCGCCGCACCGCCGGCCTCGGCCGCCGACGCGCCCTACGACGTGCTGGTGTTCTCCAAGACCGCGGGTTTCCGGCACGACTCGATCCCGCAGGGCATCCAGCTGATCCGGGACCTGGGTGCGGCCAACAACTTCACGGTGACCGCCACCGAGGACTCCAGCCAGTTCAACGCCACCAACCTGGCCAAGTACGAGGCCGTGGTGTTCCTCAACACCACCGGCGACGTCCTGGACAACACCCAGCAGGGCGCGTTCGAGACCTACATCCGGGGTGGCGGCGGGTACGTCGGCATCCACTCCGCGGCCGACACCGAGTACGACTGGCCCTTCTACGGCGAGCTGGTGGGCGCGTGGTTCTCCTCGCACCCGGCGATCCAGCAGGCGACCGTGAAGGTGGAGAACCGCGCCCACCCGGCGACGGCTCACCTGAGCCCGACCTGGGTGCGCACCGACGAGTGGTACAACTACCGCACCAACCCCCGCTCCACCGCGCGGGTCCTGGCCACGCTGGACGAGTCGTCGTACTCCGGCGGCTCGATGGGCGGCGACCACCCGCACACCTGGTGCAAGGCGATCAGCAGCGGCCGGTCGTTCTACACCGGCAGCGGCCACACGCAGTCGTCCTACTCCGAGACCGGGTTCCGGTCGATGGTCCTGGGCGGCCTGCGGTACGCGTCCGGCCGGGCCAAGGCCGACTGCCGCCCGGAGACCGGGTACACCACGCTGTTCAACGGCTCCACCACGGGCTGGTCGCAGGCCGGTCCGGGCGGGTTCACCAACAGCGACGCGACCCTGCGGTCCACGGGCGGCCAGGGCCTGTACTGGTACAGCGCCAAGGAGTTCAAGTCGTACTCGCTGAAGCTGGACTGGCGGGTCGACGGCGACGACAACTCGGGCGTGTTCGTGGGCTTCCCGCCCAGCTCGGACCCGAACTCGGCGATGGCCAACGGGTACGAGGTGCAGATCGACGCCACCGACACCGCCGACCGCACCACCGGGTCGATCTACGGTTTCAAGAGCGCCGACATCACCGCGCGCGACGCGGCGCTGAACCCGCCGGGGGAGTGGAACACCTACGAGCTCCTCGTCGAGGGTGAGCGGCTCCAGGTGTTCCTCAACGGGGTGAAGATCAACGACTTCACCAACACCGACCCCGTGCGTTCCCTGGCGTCCGGTCACATCGGCCTGCAGAACCACGCCACCGGCGACGACGTGTCGTTCCGCAACGTGCGCATCAAGGAACTGGGCGGCACTACCCCCACCCCGCGCGTCGGCCCGATCAAGTCGGCGAGCGGGAAGTGCGTGGACGTCAGCGGCAACAGCAGCGCGGACGGCGCGCGCATCCAGCTGTGGACCTGCCACGGCGGCGCGAACCAGCAGTGGACCGTCGAGGGTTCGACGCTGCGATCCCTGGGCAAGTGCATGGACGCCGCCGGCACCGGCGACGGCAGCGCGGTGCGCCTGTGGACGTGCAACGGCGGCGCGAACCAGAACTGGACCGCCGGTGCCAACGGGTCGCTGGTGAACGCGGCCTCGAACAAGTGCCTGGACGCCAACGGCGGCTCGTCGGCCGACGGCACCCAGCTGATCGTCTGGTCGTGCCACGGCGGCACGAACCAGCGGTGGACCCTGCCCGCATGA
- a CDS encoding PQQ-dependent sugar dehydrogenase → MRERLKAALPAALLVVAGAVAVTTATAPTAAAHTVNPADFQQVELAKGVAEMGEPMSMTVLPDRSVLHTSRNGTIRRTTASGTTSVIGNIPVYTHDEEGLQGIAADPNFATNRQIFVYYAPPLNTPGGDAPASGTDFSAWNGVNRLARITLNADFTLNMSTQVTVLDVATSRGMCCHVGGDIDFDAAGNLYLSTGDDSNPFDSSGYTPIDERSGRNPAYDAQRSAGNTNDLRGKVLRIHPEPNGTYTIPAGNLFAPGTARTRPEIYAMGLRNPFRFNVDKATGTIYLGDYGPDAGSASSTRGPAGQVEFNRITSAGNFGWPYCTGGNTTNETYVDYTFPSGPSGSRFNCAAPVNNSPNNTGLTNLPAAKAAWITYDNCSFSAFGCGSESPMAAPVYRYDPNNPSTVKFPQSLDGHVFATEFGRRWIKAIDVNADGSPGQVSDFPWKGTQVMDAAFGPDGALYVLDYGTGWGSGDASSALYRIEYIGSGNNRAPIAKAAANKTSGAAPLTVDFSSAGSSDPEGGALTYAWNFGDGTSSTAANPSHTFTANGQYTVTLTVRDPAGLTGSTNVVITVGNTAPVVTLNTPANGSLFSFGDTIPFTITVTDAEDGTIDCTRVKLSYVLGHDSHGHPITSVNGCSGSIQIPADGEHDTAANLFAVFDAEYTDNGANGVAPATTHTQHTLQPRHRQAEHYSSMSGVGLYDKTAAEGGRTVGDVHNGDWISFTPYNLTGANRFTARVSSGGAGGTISVRTGSATGTVLGTATVPVTGGWETFTEVSATLSNVPTTSGPLYLTFAGSGTGYLFDVDAFTFGTGTGTRTGPITGPGGKCVDVSGGSTADGTKIQLWTCNSGTNQQWTVQGTTLRSLGKCMDTAAGGTADGTNVQLVTCNGSTSQNWSVGSNGSLVNAKSNKCLDANGASTADGTQLIIWSCHGGTNQRWTLP, encoded by the coding sequence ATGAGAGAACGACTCAAGGCGGCACTCCCGGCCGCCCTCCTGGTCGTGGCGGGCGCGGTGGCCGTCACGACCGCGACCGCACCGACCGCCGCCGCGCACACCGTCAACCCGGCCGACTTCCAGCAGGTCGAGCTCGCCAAGGGCGTCGCCGAGATGGGCGAGCCGATGTCGATGACGGTGCTGCCGGACCGCTCGGTCCTGCACACCTCGCGCAACGGCACCATCCGGCGCACCACAGCGTCCGGGACCACGTCCGTCATCGGCAACATCCCCGTCTACACCCACGACGAGGAAGGCCTGCAGGGCATCGCGGCGGACCCGAACTTCGCCACGAACCGGCAGATCTTCGTCTACTACGCCCCGCCGCTGAACACCCCGGGCGGTGACGCGCCCGCCAGCGGCACGGATTTCTCGGCGTGGAACGGCGTGAACCGGCTGGCCCGGATCACCCTGAACGCCGACTTCACGCTCAACATGTCCACCCAGGTCACCGTGCTGGACGTGGCGACCAGCCGGGGCATGTGCTGCCACGTCGGCGGCGACATCGACTTCGACGCGGCCGGCAACCTGTACCTGTCCACCGGCGACGACTCCAACCCGTTCGACTCCAGCGGGTACACCCCGATCGACGAGCGCTCGGGCCGCAACCCGGCCTACGACGCCCAGCGCAGCGCCGGCAACACCAACGACCTGCGCGGCAAGGTGCTGCGCATCCACCCGGAGCCGAACGGCACGTACACCATCCCGGCGGGCAACCTGTTCGCGCCCGGCACCGCCCGCACCCGGCCCGAGATCTACGCGATGGGCCTGCGCAACCCGTTCCGGTTCAACGTGGACAAGGCGACCGGCACGATCTACCTGGGCGACTACGGCCCGGACGCGGGCTCGGCCAGCAGCACGCGCGGACCGGCCGGCCAGGTCGAGTTCAACCGGATCACCTCGGCCGGCAACTTCGGGTGGCCCTACTGCACGGGCGGCAACACCACCAACGAGACCTACGTGGACTACACGTTCCCGTCCGGTCCGTCCGGCAGCCGGTTCAACTGCGCCGCGCCGGTCAACAACTCGCCCAACAACACCGGCCTGACCAACCTGCCCGCCGCGAAGGCGGCGTGGATCACCTACGACAACTGCTCGTTCTCCGCGTTCGGCTGCGGGTCCGAGTCGCCGATGGCCGCGCCGGTCTACCGGTACGACCCGAACAACCCGTCGACGGTGAAGTTCCCGCAGTCGCTGGACGGGCACGTGTTCGCCACCGAGTTCGGCCGCCGCTGGATCAAGGCCATCGACGTCAACGCCGACGGCTCGCCCGGGCAGGTCAGCGACTTCCCGTGGAAGGGCACGCAGGTCATGGACGCCGCCTTCGGTCCGGACGGCGCGCTGTACGTGCTGGACTACGGCACCGGCTGGGGCAGCGGCGACGCCAGCTCCGCGCTCTACCGCATCGAGTACATCGGCAGCGGCAACAACCGCGCGCCGATCGCGAAGGCGGCGGCGAACAAGACCTCCGGCGCGGCGCCGCTCACGGTGGACTTCTCGTCGGCCGGGTCGTCGGACCCGGAGGGTGGCGCGCTGACCTACGCGTGGAACTTCGGTGACGGCACCTCGTCCACGGCGGCCAACCCCAGCCACACCTTCACCGCCAACGGCCAGTACACCGTCACGCTCACCGTGCGCGACCCGGCCGGGCTCACCGGCAGCACCAACGTGGTCATCACGGTCGGCAACACCGCCCCGGTCGTCACGTTGAACACCCCGGCCAACGGATCCCTGTTCAGCTTCGGCGACACCATCCCGTTCACGATCACCGTCACCGACGCCGAGGACGGCACGATCGACTGCACGCGGGTCAAGCTGAGCTACGTCCTGGGCCACGACAGCCACGGCCACCCGATCACCTCGGTCAACGGCTGCTCCGGCTCGATCCAGATCCCGGCCGACGGCGAGCACGACACGGCGGCCAACCTGTTCGCGGTGTTCGACGCCGAGTACACCGACAACGGCGCGAACGGCGTGGCCCCGGCGACCACGCACACCCAGCACACCCTCCAGCCGCGCCACCGGCAGGCCGAGCACTACTCGTCCATGTCGGGCGTGGGCCTGTACGACAAGACGGCCGCCGAGGGCGGGCGCACGGTCGGCGACGTGCACAACGGCGACTGGATCTCGTTCACCCCGTACAACCTGACCGGCGCCAACCGGTTCACCGCGCGGGTGTCCTCGGGCGGCGCGGGCGGCACGATCTCGGTGCGCACCGGGTCCGCCACCGGCACGGTCCTGGGCACCGCGACGGTCCCGGTGACCGGCGGCTGGGAGACGTTCACCGAGGTCTCGGCCACGCTGTCGAACGTGCCGACCACGTCCGGCCCGCTGTACCTGACCTTCGCGGGCAGCGGCACGGGCTACCTGTTCGACGTGGACGCCTTCACCTTCGGGACCGGTACGGGCACCCGCACCGGACCGATCACCGGGCCGGGCGGCAAGTGCGTGGACGTCAGCGGCGGCAGCACCGCGGACGGCACCAAGATCCAGCTCTGGACGTGCAACAGCGGCACCAACCAGCAGTGGACCGTGCAGGGCACCACGCTGCGGTCGCTGGGCAAGTGCATGGACACCGCCGCCGGCGGCACCGCGGACGGCACCAACGTCCAGCTCGTGACCTGCAACGGCAGCACCAGCCAGAACTGGTCGGTCGGGTCCAACGGGTCCCTGGTCAACGCCAAGTCCAACAAGTGCCTGGACGCCAACGGCGCTTCGACGGCCGACGGCACGCAGCTGATCATCTGGTCCTGCCACGGCGGCACCAACCAGCGCTGGACGCTGCCCTGA